The Oxyura jamaicensis isolate SHBP4307 breed ruddy duck chromosome 5 unlocalized genomic scaffold, BPBGC_Ojam_1.0 oxy5_random_OJ101315, whole genome shotgun sequence genomic interval CCGCTCCTTGAAGCAATGCGTCTTCTGCTCGCCGTCCCAGATGGTGCGGGGCAGGGGGAACTTCTTCCTCACCCGGTACTTGTCCACCGGCCCCAGGGGTCTCCCCCGCAGCTTCTCCGCCTCCTGGTAGTGAGCTTCCAGCCAGAGGGCTTGCAGCTTGGCGTGGGACTCCTTGGTGAACTTGTGGTTCTCCAGGATGTGGTAGAGCTCCCGGTAGTTCCCCGTGTGGAAGGCCACGATGGCCCGGGCTCTCAGCACCGACTCGTTCTTGTTGAGAGCCTCGCAAGCCGCTGGGGCCACGGGCAGGGACCAGAGGAAGCGCCCCAGGCGCTCGATGTCCCCGCTCTCCTCCAGGGTCTCGCATACCCCGGCCACCTGCTGCGGGCTGAAATTGAGGATGGGCAGCTGGAACATGGAGGCGGCGCCGGGCTCCGCTCCGCGCTCCGCGcaccccgccgcccccgggcaccggccccgcggcggggaAGCGGCCGGCGCGGCCCCCCCACCACCCCGCCCCACCGAGGCCTCCCCTCgcccctctgctgccttctccgGAGCCGGCGGAGCTGCCCCGCTgcaaggagggagaggagataGATGGGGAGAGCTCGGCAGCTCCGGCGACTGGGGGGCGGTGGgtaggggagaggaggaggaggagaaagagggaggagGGCGGTAGGgcggggggggtgggtggggggagggatgggaaagaggggaggaa includes:
- the LOC118157339 gene encoding homeobox protein SIX6, which produces MFQLPILNFSPQQVAGVCETLEESGDIERLGRFLWSLPVAPAACEALNKNESVLRARAIVAFHTGNYRELYHILENHKFTKESHAKLQALWLEAHYQEAEKLRGRPLGPVDKYRVRKKFPLPRTIWDGEQKTHCFKERTRHLLREWYLQDPYPNPSKKRELAQATGLTPTQVGNWFKNRRQRDRAAAAKNRLQQQVLAQGSGRSLQAEEESGGEALGAPSSPAASLSSKAATSAISITSSDSECDI